The Streptomyces sp. NBC_00236 DNA window GGAGTCCACGACGAGCTTGCCCATCATGGTGTTCTCGGGCGCGGTGTTGGCGCAGCAGGTGGAGGTGGCGACGGTGCCGTCCTCCAGGAGGCGCTGGTAGTAGCCGGGCACGATCCTGTCGAGGACGGACTTGTCGTCCTGGCCCGAGGCGACGGTGTGGTTGTAGACGACGTCCATGACGGTCCGCAGACCGGCGCCGTTGAGGCCCTGCACCATCTGCCGGAACTCGACCGTGCGCTTGGTGCCGTCGGGGTCGGAGGCGTAGGAGCCCTCGGGGACGGTGTAGTGCAGCGGGTCGTAGCCCCAGTTGAAGGCGTCCTTCGCGGCGGCCTTCGCCACGCAGGCCTGCTGCTCCTCGGAGTCGGGGGCGTAGACGGACAGGTCGCAGGCCGGCTTCTGCTGGTCCTTCTTCTTCTCCGGGATGGTGCCGATGTCGAAGGCGGGCAGCAGGTGGACGTAGTTGGTGCCGGAGCCGGCGAGCTCCTTGAGGTGCTTCATCCCGTCCGAGCGGGTGTCGGTGAAGGCAAGGTACTCACCGGGGTGCTCGGACGTGGGGTCCGCGATCGAGAAGTCGCGGATGTGGAGCTCCTGGATCTGCGCGTCGCGCAGCGGTACGGCGGCGGGCTTGGCCAGCGCGCTCCAGCCCTTCGGTGCGAGCTTGCGGTCGTCGAGGTCGACCACGAGGCTCCGCGCGGAGTCGGTGGTCAGGGCGGTGGAGTAGGGGTCGGTGACCTTGTTGGTGACGAGCTTCTGGACGGTGGGCGCCCAGACGTTCACGGCGTACCGGTAGGGCTTGCCGTTCCAGCTCCTGTTCCCGGTGACGGACCAGACGCCGGTGCGGTCGTCGCGGCGCATCGGGACGGTCTTCCCGTCGAGTTCGAGCGAGACGGTACGGGCGGTGGGCGCCCAGACGGACAGGGTGGGCGTGCCGTTGCGGAAGACCGGGCCGAGTGAGGCGCTGCTCGCCTTCGTCCCGTAGAGGTCGTCGAGCACGCCGGCGCTCTGGACGCCGGTGGCGGCGAGCAGGGCGCCGTTGGCGGCGCGCTGGGTGGCGATGAGCTGGCCGCGCAGGGCCTCCCGGACCCTGTCCCGGTCACGGGTGTCGACGGTGAAGGCCGGGTAGTCCTTGAGGTGCGGGTACTTCGCCTTCTGTGCGTCGGTCAGCGCGGACGGGCTGAGTCGCAGCCACTGGCCCTCGTCGGAGAGCGCGCCGTCGACGACGGAGATGCCGCCGCTCGATGCGTAGACGAGCTGCTGGCTGGTGGCCTCGGTGGCCTTCACCTTCCAGACGACGGTGTCGGAGTCGATCCACTGCGCCTCGGCCTTGGTGAGGTCGGGGGCGGGTACGCCACCGGTCTGCGGAAGCAGATAGCCGGCCGTACCGCCGAGCATCCAGACCTCGTGGCCGTAGCTCGCGATGTCGAGCGACTGGTCGCTGGGCAGGTCCTTCTCGTCGCCGCGGTGCAGGATGTAGCTGAGCGAGGTGGCCCCGTCGGCGAGCGGGACCTCGAAGGTGAGACCCGAGGCGTCCTTCTTCACCGGCTGGAGCGGCTTGGACCAGTCGGTCGGCTCCTTGGCGCCCGTCCAGGTGTGCAGGCCCCAGCCGTCGTAGTCGCCGTCGGCCCGGTAGTAGTGCAGGACGGCCTTGGTGGTGTCCTGCGGGGGGTGGGCGCCGTCGGGGGCGGTGTCGGCCTGGCCGTCCTTGCCCTGCTCGATCCAGACCTGTCCGGTCTTCGCGAGGTCGACGGTGCGCTCGGGCCCGTCGGCGGTACCGGACTTCTCGACGGTGTACGGGACCGCGGAGGCGCCCTCCGGCACCTTGATCCAGGCGAAGGCGCCGTAGGCGTCCCGCCCGGTGAAGGCGGCGGTGGTCTCGCCGGACCTGGCCTGCCACCCGTCGTAGTCGCCGTCCGCGCGCCTGTAGTGGACGACGGCGTAGTCGCGTTCGACGGCGACGGGCTTCGCCGGGGCGGGTGCCTGGCCGGCGGTGGACGCGGCGAGCGCGCTCGCGGTGCGTCCGGTCCGGTCGACGACGACGGCCTTGTAGCGCAGCGGTGTTCCGGCGGCGGTCTTGCCGCTGATGGTCTGGGTGACCTTGTACGGGGCGTGGTCGGCGGTGCCGAGGGTGGTCCACTTGCCGTTGCCGGTCTGGGCGGCGAAGACGACCCGGTTGAGGGAGCCGCCCTCGACGTCGGCGGTGAGCTCGACGGTGCCGGTGGCACCGGCGGCCGGTGCCTTCAGCGTGATGGAGGGCTCGGCCGCGTGGGCGGTCAGCGTCTTCGCGGCGCGGAGCACGATGCTGGACAGCGCCGGGACGGTGACGGTGATCTTCTTGTCGGCTCCGCTGCGGACGGTGCCGGAACCGCCGTACAGCGTGCGGAAGTCCATGCCGGCGGACTCGGTGGACAGCTCCACGGTCTTCGCCGCGGTGCCGTTGTTCGTGGCGACGACGTACTCGTTGCCGCGCTCGGGGTCCGTACGGGAGAAGGCGTAGACGGAGCCCTCGGCGTAGCGCTCGGTCTGGGCGCCGTCGCGCAGCGCCGGGTTCTTCGCGGTCAGCTCGGAGAGCGCGGCGATGGACCGGTAGATCGGGTGGCTCGTGTCGTACGCGTCGGAGGCGTGCGTGCGGTCCGTGCCCAGCTCGTCGTCGTCGAGGTAGTCCGCGGTCTGCGAGGCGAACATCGTCTGCCGGGCGTCCTTGTCGCCGCCGGCGCCCGTGAAGCCCTGCTCGTCGCCGTAGTAGACGACGGGGTTGCCGCGGCTGAGGAACATCAGCTCGTTGGCGAGGCGGGCCCGCTCGACCAGCTCCGCGTCATCGGCCTTCGGGTTGTCCTGCTTCAGGAAGGTCCCGATGCGGCCCATGTCGTGGTTGCCGAGGAACTTCACCTGCTCGTAGGCGTTGGCCTTGTCGGTGGTGTACCGGTAGTCGTCGCCGAAGACGGCGGCGAGCTTCGAGGCCGGGGCGCCCTGCGAGGCGTACTGGCGGGCCGCTTCCTGGAAGGGGAAGTCGAGCGTCGCGTCCAGCCGGCCCTGCGTGACGTAGGGCGAGGTGATCGCGGTGTCGGCGGAGTAGACCTCGCCGAACATGAAGAAGTCCTTGCGGCCGTGCTTGGCCGCGTACGTGTCGAGCGCGGTCGCCCACTGGGTCCAGAAGTCCATGTCGACGTGCTTGACGGTGTCGATCCTGAAGCCGTCTATACGGAAGTCGCGGACCCACTTCTGGTAGATCTTCTCCATGCCGGAGACGACCTCGGGCCGCTCGGTCCACAGGTCGTCGAGCCCGGAGAAGTCGCCGTACGTGGTGGACTCGCCGGCGTAGGTCGAGTCACCGCGGTTGTGGTACATCGTCGGGTCGTTGAGCCAGGACGGCGTCTTGCCGCCGGTGGTGACCGGCTTGTACGGGAACGAGTCCGCGTCCGTCCTCGCCATGCCGGAGGCGTCGTCGAAGGGCCGGCCGTTGCGGTCGAGGTACGGGTAGGCGCCCTTGGGCCTGTAGCCGTAGGTCTTCTCGGCGTAGTCGACGGTGTCGGCGGTGTGGTTGGTGATGACGTCGAAGAAGACCTTCATGCCCTTGCGGTGGGCCTGTTCGATCAGCTTCGTCAGGTCGGCGTTGGTGCCGAAGTGCGGGTCGACCTGGGTGAAATCGGTGATCCAGTAGCCGTGGTAGCCGGCCGAGGCGTCCTTGCCGGTGCCCTGGACGGGCCGGTTCTTGAAGATCGGGGCGAGCCAGATGGCGGTGGTGCCGAGCCCCTTGATGTAGTCGAGGCGGCTGGTCATCCCCTTGAGGTCGCCGCCCTGGTAGAACCCCTTGTCGGTGGGGTCGTACCCGGTCTCCAGCCGCGAGCCGGTCAGCCCGCCCTTGTCGTTGCCGGTGTCGCCGTTGGCGAAGCGGTCGGGCATGACGAAGTAGAACTGCTCACGGGTCAGGTCGTGGCGGTCGGGCTGAGCCGCCAGTTTGGCGTCCGAGGGCGGCCTCGGAGGCCGGGGTGCGGCGGACGCGGAGGCCGCCGGAACGAGCGGGAGCAGCGCCGTGCACAACGCGGCGACGGCTCCCCGTCTCAGGGTGGAACGGGACACGGGCGGGGTCTCCTTGTATGAGGGACGAGGGTGCGCCGGGTGCCGCGCCGGGAGACCCCGGCGCGGCACCCGGACAGGAGGGGTGAGTCAGCTGCGCCAGACGTCGGCCGTCAGGGCGACCTTGCCGGAGGCCGGCACCGTGGCCGTGCGGTTGGCACCGCTCTCCCAGGTGACGTTGCCGGATGCGTCCTTGCGGACGTACTTGTACTCGAACGACGTACCCGCGGGCAGGCTCACGTCGAGCTTCCAGACGGGGTACGTGGCCGGGTCCAGCTTCGGCGCGGAGGCCGGGTTCCAGTTGCCGAGGGCGGCCTGGTTGCCGGTGACGTAGATGTTCTGGCCGAGCTGGGTGGTGGCGTTGACGCCGAAGGAGGCGCCGGACGTGCCCGTGCCGGGGTCGGTCGGGTCCGTCGGGCCGGTGCCGCCGCCGGTGCAGGTGCGGGCGCCCGTCTGGAGGGCGAGGGCCGTGTGGGCGCCGAGCGTGGCGGTGAACTGGCCGGACCCGTTGACCGTGACGCCGTTGCCGGACTGGATGTCGCAGTAGTCGCCGGCGGGCAGCGAGGTCTGGAACGTACGGGTCAGCGAGGAGCCCTCGTGGTTGATCGCGACGTACGCCTTGGAACCGCGGCCGAAGGCGATCTGGTCGCCGCCGTTGTCCCACCAGTTGGTGACGGCCTCACCGCGGGCGGTGTTGCGGAAGCCGACCATGGAGGAGATCTCGCGCCAGGCGTGCTGGCACTTCCAGCCGTCGCTGTAGCAGGCGTTCACGGTGCCGCCGCTGGGCGGACCGGCGTCCTTGTCGGACCACTCGTAGCCGGAGTGCACATCGGGCGAGCCGTAGGGCCAGGCCAGCATGAACACGTTGGCGAGCGTGTAGTTGGCGCCGCTCTTGTAGTTCAGCGTCTCGCCGTTGCGCTCGGTGTCGTGGTTGTCGACGAAGACCGCGGCCTTCGAGGAGGACATGAAGCCCCAGCCCTCGCCGAAGTTCTTCAGGTTCGCGAGGTTCTCGTTGTTGAAGACCTGCTTGAGGCTGCGGGCGTAGCGGAACTCCTGGACGTCGCCGGAGCCTGCGTACTCGTCGGGAGAGACGGCCTCGCCGGCGCCGTAGATGGCCTCGTGCTTCCAGTAGACGCCGGGGTTGCTCAGCCGCGACTTGATGTTGGCGAGGTCGCCGGCGGGCATGTGCTTGGCCGCGTCGATGCGGAAGCCGTCGACGCCGAGCGACAGCAGGTCGTTGAGGTACCCGGCGATCTTGCCGCGGACGTAGTCCTCGCCGGTGTCCAGGTCGGCGAGGCCCACGAGTTCGCAGTTCTGGACGTTGCCGCGGTCGCCGTAGTTGTTGATCTGCGACTGGCAGTCGTTCATGTCGTTGACCGAGTACAGGCCGGGGTAGTCGTACTTGCTGTAGGAGGACCCTCCCGTGCCCGTGCCGGAACCCGCGGACATGTGGTTGATGACCGAGTCGGCGATGACCTTGACGCCCGCGCCGTGGCAGGTGCTGACCATGTTGGCGAAAGAGGCGCGGTCGCCGAGCCGTCCGGCGATCCTGTAGCTGACCGGCTGGTACGAGGTCCACCACTGCCCGCCCTGGATGTGCTCCTGGGGCGGCGAGACCTGTACGAAGCCGTAGCCGGCCGGGCCGAGGGAGTCCGTGCAGGCCTTGGCGACGGAGTCGAACTTCCACTCGAAGAGGACGGCCGTGACGTCCTTGGTGCCCGGGGCGGAGGCCTGCGCGCTCGTGGCGGGGACCACGAGGGCGGCGGCGGCCGCTATCAGTGCGAGCGCGGCAGACAGCGGTCTGCTGGCCATATTTTCCTCCTGCGGTGGGGGAAACACGGGTGATGGTTCGGAGGCGTGCGGATACCTCTGAGCCTCATGCGGCAACGCGCCCTGCCCTCAAGGCCCCTGAATGTTCTTGCTGCAAGAATGCAAACCTTGCTGCGGGGAGACCGTACGAGCCGACCAGGTTCCGGTCAACCCTTTGGACATGAGCTGCTCACATCCGCGAAACACTGCAGATTTCTTCCTGCAAGGCCTTACGCAAGACATTGCAACGCTGTTACGTTTCTCCCGACTCCGGTCCGGCCGGCCGGGGGTCCCGTTACCCCGGGCCCCACGCGCCCGGCCGGCCGGACCGGTCACGTACAAGAGGGGCACCCGGGGGTCACACTCCCCGCCGACCCGTCCGGGTCGACTCCCGGTGCCCCTCGTGTGCGTGTGACGGGGTGGGTCGCCGACTTCTCCCAGCGGTGCCTCACCGGTCATGATGGGCGCCGGGCGGGGGCAGCTCCACAACCCCACGGCCGACGACCGCACATGACGTCCTGGGGGGAAATCGCATGTCACGTACCGGGGTCTACCTCGCACATCCACGGCCCGGAAGCTTCAACCACGCGGTGTTCGACGCCGTGGTGCAGGAGCTCCGCGACCGGGGTTGCGACGTGCTGGCGCACGACCTCTGCGCGGAGGGATTCGCACCCGGGCTGACCGCCGACGAGACGGAGACGGTCCGGTCGGCCGCGGACACCCCGGACGCGCAACTGGCGTCGCACCGGGCCGAGGTGGCCACCCTCGACGCGATGGTGTTCATCCACCCCAACTGGTGGGGCATGCCGCCCGCCGTCCTCACGGGGTGGGTGCAGCGCGTGATGGTGCCCGGAGTCGCCTACAAGCTGGGCACCTCGGACGGGGAGCCGCAGGGGCTGCTGAAGGCCGGCCGGGCCCTCGTCCTGAACACCTCCGACACTCCCGCCGAGCGTGAGACGAGCGAGTTCGGGGATCCCCTGGACAGGGTCTGGTCGTCATGCGTCCTGCCCTATGTGGGAGTCACCGACGTGCGCCGGGTCGTCTTCCGCACGGTCACCGACTCCTCCGACGAGACCCGTGCGTCCTGGCTGCACGAAGCGCGTGAGCACGCCCGCGCGCTGCTGGTCTGACGTGCGCGGCGGGCGTCGCGCACTCGGGACTCCTCCTGTGCGGGGCAACACCTAGACTCGGCTCCCATGTGGCCAGGACAGCAGTCGCCCCCCGATCAGCCGGACCCCCGGGCCGAGTACGCCGGTTCGGGGGCCGGGCAGCAGCCCGGCCGGCCCAACCCCGACTGGCACGCCGCGCCCACCGTCGGCATGGGCGCCCCCGAGCCGCCCCGCCGCTCCTGGAACCGGACCGTGGTCGCCGTCGTGGCCGCCTCCGCGGCAGTCGTCGTGGCATGCGGGGTGACCGGCTTCCTGGTCCTCCGCGACGACGGGGGCAACGGGACCGACAAGGCTGACGCGAAGCCCACGGCGACGGGCTCGGCCAGCCCCGACGGCACGGACCGGTCCGCGGCGAAGGGCGGCTCCGGCCCGCTCGTCGCCGGCTGGAACACGGTGGTCAACGCCAAACGCGGCATCACCTTCGACGTGCCCGCCTCGTGGGCACGGCAGTCCCCGAGCTGGGTCAGTTACGTCGCGAAGGACGACGACCCCGAAGAGAAACCACTGGTCGCGATGATGGCCCCGGCCGTCCTCAAGGAGAAGTGGTGCACGTCCGACGACAACAAGAACGGCTCCGAGGAGAACACCGCGCTCGCCTCGACCGGCACCACCGGGGAAAAGGGCGCGCGGAGCGCCGCCGAGGCCGCCGAGGACACCGCCAGGACCTGGGTCTTCGGCGCCTACACCCAGCCCGACACCACCCGTCTCACCATCGGTGAACCCGAGTCGTACCGTACGAAGTCGGGCGTCGAGGGCAGCCTCGTGACCGTCACCTCGTCCGGGACCCCGAAGAAGGGCAAGTGCGACACCGACGGCAAGGCGGTGACGTTCGCCTTCAAGAACGCGGAGGGCAAGTTCGTGTCGTGGACCTACATCGGTGCGCACGGGGTGCCCGACGAGGTGTCCGACGCCACCATCCGTCAGATCCTCAGCACCGTGCGGCTCTTCAAGGCGGGCGACGGGCAGGGCTGAGGGGGCCGTTGCGGGACATCACCGCCGCATCCCCGGGCCGCGCCGTCCGTCGTCCGGCCAGGGTCCCCGTCCCATGGGCCCTGGACGCGATCGACGGCGTGCGGCTCGCGAGGACCCCGAGACCGCCTGCACCACCGGCTACGGCCGGCGCACACCGGTCGTCAGGGCCGCCGCTCTCGCCCTCGCGGGCCTGGCGGTCGCGACCGGCCCGGCCCTGATGCTGCGCCACCGGGCCACCGCCGCGCCGCTCTGAGCCCGGGGTTCCGGATACATGCGTCGGGGCCGGGTCCCCCCTCCGGACCCGGCCCCGATCACACACACCGTCAGGCGCTGCGGAGCGCCGCCGTCGACCCCCGTACGACCAGCTCCGGCTGGAACACGTACTCCGTGCGCTGTACGGGACTTCCGCCGATCTCCTCCAGCAGCGCGCCCACCGCGGCCGCCGCCATCGCCTGCACCGGCTGGCGCACCGTGGTGAGCGGCGGGTCGGTGAACGCGATGAGCTGCGAGTCGTCGAAGCCCACCACCGACACGTCGCGCGGCACGTCGAGGCCGCGGTCGCGGGCGGCGCGCACCACGCCCAGCGCCATCAGGTCACTGCCGCAGACGATGCCCGTGCAGCCCTGGTCCAGCAGCGCGCCGGCCGCCACCTGACCGCCCTCGACGCTGAACAGCGTGGAGCAGACCAGGTTTTCGGCGTCGGCGCGGTCCAGGCCGAGCAGCGAGACGGCGGCGTCCACGAAGCCGTCCCGCTTGCGGCGGGAGGGAACGTAGCGCTGCGGTCCGATCGCCAGGCCGACCCGGCGGTGGCCGAGTTCGGCGAGGTGCCCCACGGCCATCCGCACGGCAGCGTTGTCATCGGGCGAGACGAACGGGGCACTGATCCGCTCGTTGTAGCCGTTGATCAGCACGAACGGCACGCCGCGGTCGGTCAGCGCGGCGTAGCGCGCCGGGTCGGCCGAGGTGTCGGCGTGCAGTCCGGAGAGGAACACGATGCCGCCCACGCCACGTTCGACGAGCTGCTCGACGAGCTCGTCCTCGGTGGCGCCGCCGGGCAGCTGGGTGCAGAGCACCGGGGTGTAGCCGTGGCCCGCCAGGACCTGTTCCACGGACTGCGCGAACGCCGGGAAGATCGGGTTGGTGAGCTCGGGCGTCACCAGTCCGATCAGCCCGGCGCTGCGCTGCCGCAGCCTCACGGGGCGCTCGTAGCCCAGGATGTCGAGCGCCGCGAGCACCCGCTGACGCGTGGTGTCCGCGACGCCCGGCTTGCCGTTGAGCACCCGGCTGACGGTCGCCTCGCTGACGGACGCCTGGCCGGCGATGTCCGAGAGCCTCAGCGCGCTGCCGGCCCTGGGCGGGGGGACGGTCACACCGTCCACCACACCGTGGTGTCCGCCGGCAGCTCGATCTCGGCGCCGTCGGCGGCGACCGGGGTGCTGGAGAGCAGGACGGTGCCGCGTACGGGGATGCGGACCGGGGCGCCCGTGGTGTTGACGGTGCAGACGAAGC harbors:
- the pulA gene encoding pullulanase-type alpha-1,6-glucosidase; this translates as MSRSTLRRGAVAALCTALLPLVPAASASAAPRPPRPPSDAKLAAQPDRHDLTREQFYFVMPDRFANGDTGNDKGGLTGSRLETGYDPTDKGFYQGGDLKGMTSRLDYIKGLGTTAIWLAPIFKNRPVQGTGKDASAGYHGYWITDFTQVDPHFGTNADLTKLIEQAHRKGMKVFFDVITNHTADTVDYAEKTYGYRPKGAYPYLDRNGRPFDDASGMARTDADSFPYKPVTTGGKTPSWLNDPTMYHNRGDSTYAGESTTYGDFSGLDDLWTERPEVVSGMEKIYQKWVRDFRIDGFRIDTVKHVDMDFWTQWATALDTYAAKHGRKDFFMFGEVYSADTAITSPYVTQGRLDATLDFPFQEAARQYASQGAPASKLAAVFGDDYRYTTDKANAYEQVKFLGNHDMGRIGTFLKQDNPKADDAELVERARLANELMFLSRGNPVVYYGDEQGFTGAGGDKDARQTMFASQTADYLDDDELGTDRTHASDAYDTSHPIYRSIAALSELTAKNPALRDGAQTERYAEGSVYAFSRTDPERGNEYVVATNNGTAAKTVELSTESAGMDFRTLYGGSGTVRSGADKKITVTVPALSSIVLRAAKTLTAHAAEPSITLKAPAAGATGTVELTADVEGGSLNRVVFAAQTGNGKWTTLGTADHAPYKVTQTISGKTAAGTPLRYKAVVVDRTGRTASALAASTAGQAPAPAKPVAVERDYAVVHYRRADGDYDGWQARSGETTAAFTGRDAYGAFAWIKVPEGASAVPYTVEKSGTADGPERTVDLAKTGQVWIEQGKDGQADTAPDGAHPPQDTTKAVLHYYRADGDYDGWGLHTWTGAKEPTDWSKPLQPVKKDASGLTFEVPLADGATSLSYILHRGDEKDLPSDQSLDIASYGHEVWMLGGTAGYLLPQTGGVPAPDLTKAEAQWIDSDTVVWKVKATEATSQQLVYASSGGISVVDGALSDEGQWLRLSPSALTDAQKAKYPHLKDYPAFTVDTRDRDRVREALRGQLIATQRAANGALLAATGVQSAGVLDDLYGTKASSASLGPVFRNGTPTLSVWAPTARTVSLELDGKTVPMRRDDRTGVWSVTGNRSWNGKPYRYAVNVWAPTVQKLVTNKVTDPYSTALTTDSARSLVVDLDDRKLAPKGWSALAKPAAVPLRDAQIQELHIRDFSIADPTSEHPGEYLAFTDTRSDGMKHLKELAGSGTNYVHLLPAFDIGTIPEKKKDQQKPACDLSVYAPDSEEQQACVAKAAAKDAFNWGYDPLHYTVPEGSYASDPDGTKRTVEFRQMVQGLNGAGLRTVMDVVYNHTVASGQDDKSVLDRIVPGYYQRLLEDGTVATSTCCANTAPENTMMGKLVVDSVVTWAKEYKVDGFRFDLMGHHPKANILAVRKALDALTVAEDGVDGKKIILYGEGWNFGEIADDARFVQATQKNMAGTGIATFSDRARDAVRGGSPFDEDPGVQGFASGLYTDPNTSTHNGTEAEQKARLLHYQDLIKVGLTGNLADYTFTDTNGNTVKGSGVDYNGAPAGYAAAPGDALAYADAHDNETLYDALAFKLPAGTSAADRARMQVLAMATATLSQGPSLSQAGTDLLRSKSLDRNSYDSGDWFNALHWDCRAGNGFGRGLPPAADNQAKWSYAKPLLANPAVNPGCARIDGASAAYQDLLTIRSTEKDFDLSTAGQVQSTLSFPLSGKDETPGVITMRLGKLVVVLNAAPGATTQKVDSLAGKNYALHPVQAAGADLTVKRATYERSSGSFTVPGRTVAVFSLS
- a CDS encoding carbohydrate-binding module family 20 domain-containing protein → MASRPLSAALALIAAAAALVVPATSAQASAPGTKDVTAVLFEWKFDSVAKACTDSLGPAGYGFVQVSPPQEHIQGGQWWTSYQPVSYRIAGRLGDRASFANMVSTCHGAGVKVIADSVINHMSAGSGTGTGGSSYSKYDYPGLYSVNDMNDCQSQINNYGDRGNVQNCELVGLADLDTGEDYVRGKIAGYLNDLLSLGVDGFRIDAAKHMPAGDLANIKSRLSNPGVYWKHEAIYGAGEAVSPDEYAGSGDVQEFRYARSLKQVFNNENLANLKNFGEGWGFMSSSKAAVFVDNHDTERNGETLNYKSGANYTLANVFMLAWPYGSPDVHSGYEWSDKDAGPPSGGTVNACYSDGWKCQHAWREISSMVGFRNTARGEAVTNWWDNGGDQIAFGRGSKAYVAINHEGSSLTRTFQTSLPAGDYCDIQSGNGVTVNGSGQFTATLGAHTALALQTGARTCTGGGTGPTDPTDPGTGTSGASFGVNATTQLGQNIYVTGNQAALGNWNPASAPKLDPATYPVWKLDVSLPAGTSFEYKYVRKDASGNVTWESGANRTATVPASGKVALTADVWRS
- a CDS encoding LacI family DNA-binding transcriptional regulator gives rise to the protein MVDGVTVPPPRAGSALRLSDIAGQASVSEATVSRVLNGKPGVADTTRQRVLAALDILGYERPVRLRQRSAGLIGLVTPELTNPIFPAFAQSVEQVLAGHGYTPVLCTQLPGGATEDELVEQLVERGVGGIVFLSGLHADTSADPARYAALTDRGVPFVLINGYNERISAPFVSPDDNAAVRMAVGHLAELGHRRVGLAIGPQRYVPSRRKRDGFVDAAVSLLGLDRADAENLVCSTLFSVEGGQVAAGALLDQGCTGIVCGSDLMALGVVRAARDRGLDVPRDVSVVGFDDSQLIAFTDPPLTTVRQPVQAMAAAAVGALLEEIGGSPVQRTEYVFQPELVVRGSTAALRSA
- a CDS encoding NAD(P)H-dependent oxidoreductase codes for the protein MSRTGVYLAHPRPGSFNHAVFDAVVQELRDRGCDVLAHDLCAEGFAPGLTADETETVRSAADTPDAQLASHRAEVATLDAMVFIHPNWWGMPPAVLTGWVQRVMVPGVAYKLGTSDGEPQGLLKAGRALVLNTSDTPAERETSEFGDPLDRVWSSCVLPYVGVTDVRRVVFRTVTDSSDETRASWLHEAREHARALLV